The Streptomyces bacillaris sequence CGGATGGCGTCAGAGGCGGCCGGGGGTCCGGATGCCGAGCAGCTCCATGCCCCGGTGCAGGGTCCGGGCGGTGAGGTCCACCAGGAAGAGCCGGTTCTCGACGACCTCGGGCGCGTTCTCCGCGCTGAGCACCTGGCACTGGTCGTAGAACGTGGTCAGGTGGGACGCGAGCTGGTACAGATACGCGGCCAGCTTGTGCGGCTCGTAGCCGGACGCGACCTCCGAGAGCACCTCGCCGAACTGGTCCAGGTGCAGGCCGAGCGCGCGCTCCGCCGGGGCCAGCGCCAGCTCCGGGTGGGCGGCCGGGACCGCGTCGCCCGCCTTGCGCAGGATCGACTGGATACGGGCGTAGGCGTACTGGAGGTAGACCGACGTGTCGCCGTTGAGCGACACCATCTGGTCCAGGTCGAACTTGTAGTCCCGCACGGCGGAGGTCGACAGGTCCGCGTACTTCACGGCGCCGATGCCGACGTACCGGCCGTTCTCGACGATCTCGTCCTCGGACAGGCCCACCTTTTCGGCCTTCTCCCGCACGACCGCCGTGGCCCGGGAGACCGCCTCGTCGAGGAGGTCCTCCAGCCGCACGCTCTCGCCCTCACGGGTCTTGAACGGCTTGCCGTCCTTGCCGAGGACCGTGCCGAAGGCGAGCTGCACGGCCTTGACGTCCTCGTTCAGCCAGCCCGCCCGGCGGGCCGTCTCGAAGACCATCTTGAAGTGCAGCGACTGCCGGGCGTCGACCACGTACAGCAGGGTGTCGGCCTTCAGGTTCTGCACCCGGTCGCGGATGGCGGAGAGGTCGGTGGCCGCGTAGCCGTAACCGCCGTTCGTCTTCTTCACGATCAGCGGGACCTGGTTGCCGTCCGGGCCCTTCACATCGTCGAAGAAGACGCAGAGCGCACCCTCGGAGCGGACGGCGACCCCCGTCTCCTCCAGGATCCGGCAGGTCTCCTCCAGCATGTCGTTGTAGCCGGACTCACCGACGATGTCGGGGTCGCGGACCTCCATGTCGAGCTTGTCGAAGACGGAGTGGAAGTAGATCTTCGACTCGTCGACGAAGCCCTGCCACAGCTCCAGCGTCTGCGGGTCCCCGGCCTGGAGGGCCACCACCCGGTCCCGGGAGCGCGCCTTGAACTCCTCGTCGGAGTCGAACAGGGCGCGCGAGGCCTTGTAGACCCGGTTCAGCGTCGACATGGCGGCCTCGCCGTCGCTCGCGCCGCCCTCGTGGTCCAGGGCGCCCGGGTGCTCGATCAGATACTGGATGAGCATGCCGAACTGGGTGCCCCAGTCCCCGATGTGGTGGCGCCGGACGACGTCCTCGCCGGTGAACTCCAGGATCCGGACCATCGCGTCACCGATGACCGCCGACCGCAGGTGGCCGACGTGCATCTCCTTGGCCACGTTGGGCTGGGCGTAGTCGATGACGGTGGTGCCGGCGGCCGGGTCGACCGGGACGCCGAGGCGGCCCTCGGGGTCGGCGGCGCGGGCGGCCAGCGTCTCGACGATCGCCCGGTCCGCGAGGGTGATGTTGAGGAAGCCGGGGCCGGAGACCTCGATGTCCTTGATCAGCTCACCCGCCGGGAGGGCTGCGGTGACCTGGCCGGCCAGCTCCCGGGGGTTGCCCTTGAGCTTCTTGGCGAGCGCCAGGATGCCGTTGGCCTGGAAGTCGGCCCGGTCGCTTCGGCGCAGCAGCGGGTCCGCGGTGCCGGCATCCGGCAGGGCTGCCGTCAGGGCGTCCGCCAGCTGCTGCTGGAGCGTGGAAGCGAGGGAAGGGACCGAGGCCATGGTCTGGCTGCCGTTTCCGTAGGGGTACAGGGGAATCGGTCCAGTATCCCACGGGGCGTAAAGCCGTTTTCGCGCTACGGGGGGTAGCTGGGAGAATGGTCGGTAACCCACCGGGAACCGACAGACGAGAGAAGGACGTGCCGACCGTGGCCGAGAGTCAGACCAGCACCGAGACCGACTGGGTCTCCCGCTTCGCGGACGATGTCATCGCCGAATCGGAGCGTCGTGCGCCTGGCAAACCGGTCGTCGTCGCCTCCGGCCTGTCACCGTCCGGCCCGATCCACCTGGGCAACCTCCGCGAGGTCATGACCCCGCACCTGGTCGCGGACGAGATCCGGCGCCGCGGGTACACCGTGCGCCACCTGATCTCCTGGGACGACTACGACCGCTACCGCAAGGTCCCGAACGGGGTCCCGGGCGTGGACGAGTCCTGGGCCGAGCACATCGGCAAGCCGCTGACCTCGGTGCCCGCCCCGGCCGGATCCGCGTATCCGAACTGGGCCGAGCACTTCAAGGCCGCCATGACCGCCGCCCTGGACGAGCTGGGCGTCGAGTACGACGGGATCAGCCAGACCGAGCAGTACACGGCCGGCGCCTACCGCGAGCAGATCCTGCACGCCATGAAGCACCGCGCCGACATCGACGCCGTCCTCGACCGCTACCGGACCAAGAAGGACCCGGCGGCCCAGGCCAAGGGCGGCAAGAAGCCGCAGCAGAAGAAGGTCGACGAGGCCGAGCTGGAGGCCGCCGAGGGCTCCGGCGCCGCCGCCGAGGACGACGGCAGCGGCAACAGCGCCGGCTACTTCCCGTACAAGCCCTACTGCGGCAACTGCGAGAAGGACCTCACCGTCGTCACCTCCTACGACGACGACACCACCGAGCTGAACTACACCTGCTCGGCCTGCGGCTTCGCCGAGACGGTCCGGCTCAGCGAGTTCAACCGCGGCAAGCTGGTCTGGAAGGTCGACTGGCCGATGCGCTGGGCGTACGAGGGCGTGATCTTCGAGCCCAGCGGCGTCGACCACTCCTCGCCCGGCTCCTCCTTCGTCGTCGGCGGCCAGATCGTCCGCGAGGTCTTCGACGGCGTGCAGCCCATCGGGCCCATGTACGCCTTCGTCGGCATCTCCGGCATGGCCAAGATGTCCTCCAGCAAGGGCGGGGTCCCCACCCCGGCCGACGCGCTGAAGATCATGGAGGCGCCGCTGCTGCGCTGGCTCTACGCGCGCCGCAAGCCCAACCAGTCGTTCAAGATCGCCTTCGACCAGGAGATCCAGCGGCTGTACGACGAGTGGGACTCGCTGGTCCGCAAGGTCGAGGACGGCACGGTGCTCCCCGCCGACGCCGCCGCGTACTCGCGGGCCGTCCGCACGGCGGCCGGGGAGCTTCCGGGCACCCCGCGCCCCCTCCCGTACCGGACGCTCGCCTCGGTCGCGGACATCACGGCCGGCGCCGAGGACCAGACGCTGCGCATCCTGACCGAGCTGGACCCGGAGAACCCGCTGACCTCGCTGGACGAGGCGCGCCCGCGTCTCGACCGGGCCGAGAACTGGATCACCACCCAGGTCCCGGCCGAGGCCCGCACCATCGTCCGCGACGAGCCCGACAAGGAGCTGCTGGGCTCGCTCGACGACCAGGGCCGCGACTCGCTGCGCCTCCTCCTGGAGGGGCTGGACACGCACTGGTCCCTGGACGGGCTCACCACGCTCGTCTACGGCGTGCCGAAGGTGCTGGCGGGGCTGGAGCCGGACGCCAAGCCGACGCCCGAGCTGAAGGCCGCCCAGCGGTCGTTCTTCGTGCTGCTCTACCGCCTGCTCGTCAGCCGCGACACGGGGCCGCGGCTGCCCACGCTGCTGCTCGCGGTGGGGGCGGACCGGGTGCGCAAGCTGCTGGGCGCGTAGGCGCGCACACCGCACGGCGAAGGGCCGCCGCCCGGGAGGGAATCCCGGGCGGCGGCCCTTCGCCGTGCGGTGCTTGTGGTGTCAGCCCGCCGCGGCCTCGTCCTCGTCGACGAAGGTACGCAGCCAGGAGCGGAACTCCGGTCCCAGGTCCTCGCGTTCGCAGGCGAGGCGGACGATGGCGCGCAGGTAGTCGCCCCGGTCGCCGGTGTCGTAGCGGCGGCCCTTGAAGACGACGCCGTGCACCGGGCCGCCGATCTTCTCGTCCGCCGCGAGCGTCTGGAGGGCGTCGGTGAGCTGGATCTCGCCGCCGCGCCCCGGCTCGGTCTGCCGCAGCACGTCGAAGACGGCCGGGTCCAGGACGTACCGGCCGATGATCGCGTAGTTGGACGGCGCGTCGGCCGGGGCCGGCTTCTCCACCAGGTCGGTGACCTTGACGACGTCGCCGTCCTCGGTGGTCTCCACGGCGGCGCAGCCGTAGAGGTGGATCTGGGAGGGCTCGACCTCCATGAGCGCGACGACGCTGCCGCCGTGCCGCTCCTGGATCTCGATCATGCGGGCCAGCAGGGGGTCGCGCGGGTCTATGAGGTCGTCGCCCAGCAGCACGGCGAAGGGCTGGTCGCCCACGTGCGGGGCGGCACAGAGCACGGCGTGACCGAGGCCCTTGGGGTCGCCCTGGCGGACGTAGTGCGTGGTCGCCAGCGAGCTGGACTCCTGCACCCGCGCGAGCCGGTCGGCGTCGCCCTTCTTCTGGAGGGCCGACTCCAGCTCGTAGTTGCGGTCGAAGTGGTCCTCCAGGGCGCGCTTGTTGCGGCCGGTGATCAGGAGGACGTCCTCGAGACCGGCGGAAGCGGCCTCCTCGACCACGTACTGGATCGCCGGCTTGTCGACGACCGGCAGCATCTCCTTCGGGGTCGCTTTCGTGGCCGGCAGGAACCGGGTGCCCAGGCCCGCGGCAGGGATGACGGCCTTGGTGATGCTGGTGTGCATGGTGTGGATTCCCCGAGGTGTGGTGGAGATGGGCGTGCGCCACGGGCGCCGCCGCGCTGGGCGGCATCCCTGGTGCGTC is a genomic window containing:
- the argS gene encoding arginine--tRNA ligase — its product is MASVPSLASTLQQQLADALTAALPDAGTADPLLRRSDRADFQANGILALAKKLKGNPRELAGQVTAALPAGELIKDIEVSGPGFLNITLADRAIVETLAARAADPEGRLGVPVDPAAGTTVIDYAQPNVAKEMHVGHLRSAVIGDAMVRILEFTGEDVVRRHHIGDWGTQFGMLIQYLIEHPGALDHEGGASDGEAAMSTLNRVYKASRALFDSDEEFKARSRDRVVALQAGDPQTLELWQGFVDESKIYFHSVFDKLDMEVRDPDIVGESGYNDMLEETCRILEETGVAVRSEGALCVFFDDVKGPDGNQVPLIVKKTNGGYGYAATDLSAIRDRVQNLKADTLLYVVDARQSLHFKMVFETARRAGWLNEDVKAVQLAFGTVLGKDGKPFKTREGESVRLEDLLDEAVSRATAVVREKAEKVGLSEDEIVENGRYVGIGAVKYADLSTSAVRDYKFDLDQMVSLNGDTSVYLQYAYARIQSILRKAGDAVPAAHPELALAPAERALGLHLDQFGEVLSEVASGYEPHKLAAYLYQLASHLTTFYDQCQVLSAENAPEVVENRLFLVDLTARTLHRGMELLGIRTPGRL
- the lysS gene encoding lysine--tRNA ligase, whose protein sequence is MPTVAESQTSTETDWVSRFADDVIAESERRAPGKPVVVASGLSPSGPIHLGNLREVMTPHLVADEIRRRGYTVRHLISWDDYDRYRKVPNGVPGVDESWAEHIGKPLTSVPAPAGSAYPNWAEHFKAAMTAALDELGVEYDGISQTEQYTAGAYREQILHAMKHRADIDAVLDRYRTKKDPAAQAKGGKKPQQKKVDEAELEAAEGSGAAAEDDGSGNSAGYFPYKPYCGNCEKDLTVVTSYDDDTTELNYTCSACGFAETVRLSEFNRGKLVWKVDWPMRWAYEGVIFEPSGVDHSSPGSSFVVGGQIVREVFDGVQPIGPMYAFVGISGMAKMSSSKGGVPTPADALKIMEAPLLRWLYARRKPNQSFKIAFDQEIQRLYDEWDSLVRKVEDGTVLPADAAAYSRAVRTAAGELPGTPRPLPYRTLASVADITAGAEDQTLRILTELDPENPLTSLDEARPRLDRAENWITTQVPAEARTIVRDEPDKELLGSLDDQGRDSLRLLLEGLDTHWSLDGLTTLVYGVPKVLAGLEPDAKPTPELKAAQRSFFVLLYRLLVSRDTGPRLPTLLLAVGADRVRKLLGA
- the galU gene encoding UTP--glucose-1-phosphate uridylyltransferase GalU, with the translated sequence MHTSITKAVIPAAGLGTRFLPATKATPKEMLPVVDKPAIQYVVEEAASAGLEDVLLITGRNKRALEDHFDRNYELESALQKKGDADRLARVQESSSLATTHYVRQGDPKGLGHAVLCAAPHVGDQPFAVLLGDDLIDPRDPLLARMIEIQERHGGSVVALMEVEPSQIHLYGCAAVETTEDGDVVKVTDLVEKPAPADAPSNYAIIGRYVLDPAVFDVLRQTEPGRGGEIQLTDALQTLAADEKIGGPVHGVVFKGRRYDTGDRGDYLRAIVRLACEREDLGPEFRSWLRTFVDEDEAAAG